DNA from Bubalus bubalis isolate 160015118507 breed Murrah chromosome 7, NDDB_SH_1, whole genome shotgun sequence:
ATCTGAGAACGGGTCTGGGGAGGGCGCTCCAGGGGTTGCCATGGTGACATTGAACCTGCCTGGATCCTAACGCTCCAAGGGCTCCCTTGGCGTCTCAGCCTCCGATAGCGTCTGATAGCGGATGGAGTACAGGCGGTCCGCGAAAGCGAGGCGGTGTGCAGGAGGATgggctgcaggagatgtggagaaGGATAGAGGAGGTGAGATACTGGGAAGGGGGCGGGGGCTCCCATCAGAGGGTCGGGGCAGCAGAGGAAATGGGCGGCCgccctctgctggtttccctcCCGTCAGAGTGGCACCCGGCGCTGGCCGTTAGCCTGGGCGATCTGCAGTTCAGACTCGGCTGGCTGGAGGGCGAGGACACGTGTGGGTGGAGCAGTCCTCGATCCCGGAGCCACCATCAGGGGGGGAGCCACCATCAGGGGACACTGTCTTCCGACACTACTATTCAGAACTCATACACATGGTGAAGGTCAGGCCAGCTCCGCCCCCGCTTCCAGGCCCCCTTCCCGGGGTTGGGGGGCACTCGGACGACCGGCCTTCGTACTGTGAACCTGTCAGGCTTCCAGGAAGCCCCGGAAGTTGAGGAAGAAGCTCTCCAGCTCCTGAACCCGCGCCTCCTGCCGCCCCAGGTGCTCGGCGTTTTCTTGTGGTGCCTCCACCTCCCCCTCCAGGTGGGACAACCTGTCCCCGAGCAGCTCCAGCTCAGCCAATGAGTCCTCTGTGCGTGGGGCCTGGGGCTCTCCTGGGACATGGCCACGGGTGCCCTGCTCAACGTCAGCCATTCCACTTGGCAGCTCTTTCAGCCTCTCCTGTCCGAAGGCAGGGCATCCCTCTCGCCCTCTGGAGAGAACTCTCCAGAAGACCAAGACACCCCAGCACTGGAAGAGCCAGCTAAACCTGGTCCCAGGCCAGCGGTCTCCAGGCCCACGGCCCATCAGTACCTCAGCACTGAGACCCACCAGGGGGACCACACCCTGCACGGCTCCAAGCACCAGCCACGAGACGCTGGCGTTTCCGAGCCTGTCTCCCAGGAACGCAGCCACCACCAAAGCCTGCAGAGACAGCCCCCTACCCGGCCCCCGCGGTGGAAGGCCGAGGCCCGCCGGGGCCAGGGGTCTCGGGTTGGTCCCCACTGGGTGAGGACGCCTTGCTTCTTTGGATGCAGGTGGCTCTCCCGCCCCCATTTCCCGGTCTCCCGCCAGCCTCACCGAGTGATTGAACTgctgctgggggtgaggggctgcTGGAGCCGGCCCTTCCCTTTCTGGGGGTCGGGGCGCCACCGGGGCGTCAGGGAGCCAGTTGGGGCCAAGGTTGCCTGGCTGCTTTGGGAGGGTTCCGAGGCCGACCTCCTCACCCTCTGCAGGCTCTGGGCGCTGCTTCTGGGAGAAGTACGCAGAGGTGGGGCACACACTGACAGGAGTGAAATTTTTCTCTTCCACCAGGTAGCAGCCCCTTCCAGCCAGCTCCCCTGGGCTGAACAAAGGCATCGAGGCCACAGGCAGACAAGGACTCAGGTGTCATCATGGGAAAGCTCTGGGCTGGGTTTCCGGCCGGCATGTGGGAAGGTTCCTGAATGAGGGGGTGCGGGGGATGGCCGCTGCCCTTGAGGGGGAGAAGGGTCAGTGCTGAAAGGCCTGGAGGGAGGGTCTGCAGGGCTGTGGAgatgggcacgtacacttagggccTGTGGCTGCCCTCGGCTCTGCGGGGAGCTGGAGGCCAGGCGCGTTTCGGGGGCGTTCCGCTGGAGTGTGCGCAGCCAGTGTGCGGCCCCGGAGGCCTGAGGGTCCCCTGCGCTCCGGTTCCCGGCGCCCGATCCCCCGCTGCGGGAGGGGAACACCAAGGCGAGGAGTCGGGCCAGCTCCGTCCGCGGGAGCGGGTGCGCCAGGCGCCGCGTGCGGGTGCGCGGACTCGCAGGCCCACAGAGCGGAGCGAAAGTGGCACGAATACGAACGTGGAATGCACGGTATGGCCAGAGGCCCGGGGCAGGAAGAATGGGCGTTGATCACCAGAAGAGCGGTCGAAGAGGCGGcgaggaggagaagcagaagcgGCAGGAGCCGCGGCAAAGCCGCCATCTCGCCTCTCCGCTCTCTTCTGCGAGACCGCGGCAGCGCCCGGCCTTTATACGCGGCTCCTCCAATCtggccccgcccccctccccgcggGGTCCCTGAGGCCCTGGGGGGCGGGGCGGTGCATCTTGAGAGCTGGTCGGGGGAGGGCGCTCCAGGGGTTGCCATGGTGACGTTAAACCTGCCTGGATCCTAAGACTCCAAAGGCTCCCTTTAGTGTCTCAACTTCGGATAGCCTCTGATAGCGGATGGAGGACAGGCGGTCAGCGAAGGAGAGGTGGTGTGTAAGGGGGATgggctgcaggagatgtggagaaGGATAGAGGAGGTGAGATGCTGGGAAGGGGGCGGGGGCTCCCACCAGAGGGTCCGGGCAGCAGAGGAAAGGGGCGGCCCATCTGGTCAGGCGGGTGTGTGCTCCCTAGACGGATCCCAGCACTCCTGTGCGGGTGAGTCTGTGTGCAACTGGCACAGCAAGGCCAAACGATACTGGATCCTCGGAATctagagcagagaaaggtttattgctgCACGATGCGAGGAGACGCGTGGCTCCCAccttaaaaaccccaaactccccAAAGGTTTCAGCAAAGCCCTTTCCTGGGAAAAGTGAGGTGAAGCGTGGTAAGTCGTTGCAAACTTCCTGGTGTCAAATtctttgttcttgaggtcaggtcatggtcaggtaaCAGTGTTCCTGTAAATGTCTCTAAATGAATGCcattctctgttctgacaagaaaaGACAAGGTCTCAAGGCTCAACTTTCACTCTCCAAGGTCCACCTTCCTGGCTAAGGccttggggggggggcggggttggCGCTCCCTGCTAGGGCCAGTCAGCCTGCCCAGGAGTCTTTGTCCAGCACCCAGTCTGGGTCCTCCCACTAGCACCCAGGCCGGGCTGAGGAGGCAGATCTCAGTTGGTGGCGCCCTTGGAGCCAGGTCCCCAGACCCTGTCCAGCTGTTATCTCGGAGGCAGCTAGGCACCCAGGACCCAGCTGGTTTTCAGTTTCCTCAGGCCCTCCAAACAGCAGGGGGTCAGGTCCCTCGCACGGCAGCCAGGCAAACCGCTGCTGCCTTAGGTCCCAGTGTGGGGACTGGGGAGACCTTCACTGCGGCCTCTCGGCCTGGGCCCGGCCAGCGGGCAGCATTGGCAAGGGCTGTGGAGCCCAGCAGGACAGAGCCCCTagcctgtccccccacccccatgcactGGCCTGAGGCCGGGTGAGCAGGAGGGCTCCGGGGTGAAGGCTGGGGTCCGCCTCTTACCTCCCTCTCTGCCTGACCACCACCACTCCCCTGACCGCTGGCCTAACAGGCCTTTAATCACCACCCTGGCAGTTTCTCAGTAATGGCTGCCTGGTAACGGTAGCTGTACTGGCCGCTGCACCCATGCCTGTCCCCACCACGCACTTGTCCTTTCTCTGTCACGCACTCATCCCTGGAGACGTCAGCCCCACTTGCTGGCACCGCGACCCTCCTGTCTGTATTTTCCACCGGACAGTCTGTTTTGTCCTTCGGCTACTGGTGCTTGAACTTCTTGCCTCCCGTTGCAAACACTGCTGCTCTTTTCCCCAGCAGCTGTTTCTTCTATGCCGAATACAATAAATACGAATACATAAAATGTCAGCTGTCCTGGTCTCCTGATGAAATGGGCTCACAGAAAGTAGGCCCATCCCCAGGGGATAAATCTTGACTGGAGGAAAGCAGGCATGGCCCTCTCTTTCCTCTGCTggaatggtgggggtggggagaacacATGACCCAGTTCTGCCCAATAGAGCTGAGAGGAGCCCTGTTTAGGAGGCAGGTGGTGTTTGGGAACGTTTCATCTCTTTAAAGGAAGGCGGGTGGTGGAAATCAATCATCACTGTTTTCCTTCGACCTGGTAGGGGGAATGTGATGGGAGGAGATGTAGCAGTCAACATGATGCTGTGAGGAAAGAGATAaggagaatcccagaggagctGGTTCAAAGACCTGCCCTTGCTGACCAAATAAACTAATCAACCCCATAGCCTCCGGACTCCGGGCTCTTGGTAAGATCATCACCGCCTGCACTGAAGCCATGTTGGGCCAGAAGTTCTGTTATGGGATccatttcattcattaattcagaataattaagtaccttattaaatatttcttgtgcTGATTCCACTTTCTAATCAGCAAAATCTGACATGCACAGAGATGATGAGGGCCAGTGGAGAGGATGAAGGCGCAAGGAAGAGGTCCCAGAGTGGACAGACTGTAGACAGAGCCTGAGGACACGCGGACCTGGGGCGCCACAACCGCCCTGCAGTCCACCCCAGTGGGCTTGTCCACAGCTTGCTAGCGGGTGGGAGAGACATTGGGGATTGCTAGGCGGCCTAGAGGTGGTGCTGGGGTGATGCACCCTTGGAGAGAGACCAGGGAGGGTCACCAGGTGGCCCTGGAGACCGGTCCAAAGGCAGAAGAGGGGCAGCCTCAGGGCCGACCCTTCAGGGCGCAGGTGAGGTTCTCCTTGGTAATAAGCCCTTTCCAAGTCCGCCCTGTAAACACTCCTGCTGGTATTTCAAACCAATGCAGGAGcgctcctccctgccctcccaacACTATGCCCTCCAGGCATATCAGCCTGGTCCTCTGTAGACCCCACATAGGGTCTAGCGGGGGTCAGATGACTACATTCTGCCCACCACTGCTGATCTCTGGCTAGGAAGAGGCAAGGGTTCATAGCCTCCATTTTCCATCGCCATTTCACCCCCTCCTGTTCCCCTCCCCCTGGctccattcaaaaaactaagatcatggcatccagtcccatcacttcgtggcaaatagatgggaaaaaaatggaaacagtggcagattttattttcttgggctccaaaatcactatggacagtgactgcagccatgaaattaaaagatgcttgttccttggaagaaaagctatgacaaacctagacagcatattaaaaagcagagacatcactttgccgacaaaagtccatgtagtcaaaactatggtttttccagtagtcatgtacgaatgtgagagtctGGGAGCCCTGTTGGTTGGGTTGGCAGGTTTCTGTCTGTCCGCGGCGCCCCCGTTCCTGCCTGTTGCTGATTCCCAGGAAAACAGGAATGCAAGAACCAGACTGCCTCCCTCGGAGGAAACCCCAGGTCTGGGGGCGGGGTCCTAACGCCTGCTGCCTGCAGGACCCGAAGTTCCGCAAGCCGCgcctccgccccgcccccggcccccggcccggccccgccccacgCCCCGCAAGGCCACGCCCCATCTCTGGCCCCGCCTCCTCAGCCCCTCAGGCGTCTCACGACCCAGCTTAGTCTCTGCGGGGAGCCCGGCTCCGAGGCTCCCTCTGACCCCgccctccatccccacccacaACCTCCCACCACGCCCCCGTCCTGGGTTCCGCGGCCGGCAACCCTCTCCTCTTCAGGCCCCAGAGCCGCCCTAGCCCGGACGCGCCTGCGCCCTCTGGCCCCGCCCTTGCCACGCCCCCAGGACCGCCccctccaggccccgcccctgccccggcCGCCGGGTGGGAGCCGGGCCGCGCAACGCGCATGCTCC
Protein-coding regions in this window:
- the LOC123334525 gene encoding uncharacterized protein LOC123334525, encoding MATPGAPSPDQLSRCTAPPPRASGTPRGGGRGQIGGAAYKGRALPRSRRRERRGEMAALPRLLPLLLLLLAASSTALLVINAHSSCPGPLAIPCIPRSYSCHFRSALWACESAHPHAAPGAPAPADGAGPTPRLGVPLPQRGIGRREPERRGPSGLRGRTLAAHTPAERPRNAPGLQLPAEPRAATGPKSHPPAHRLAFADRLYSIRYQTLSEAETPREPLER
- the LOC102394014 gene encoding uncharacterized protein LOC102394014 isoform X1, producing MEYRRSAKARRCAGGWAAGDVEKDRGGFQEAPEVEEEALQLLNPRLLPPQVLGVFLWCLHLPLQLFQPLLSEGRASLSPSGENSPEDQDTPALEEPAKPGPRPAVSRPTAHQYLSTETHQGDHTLHGSKHQPRDAGVSEPVSQERSHHQSLQRQPPTRPPRWKAEARRGQGSRVGPHWVRTPCFFGCRWLSRPHFPVSRQPHRVIELLLGVRGCWSRPFPFWGSGRHRGVREPVGAKVAWLLWEGSEADLLTLCRLWALLLGEVRRGGAHTDRSEIFLFHQVAAPSSQLPWAEQRHRGHRQTRTQVSSWESSGLGFRPACGKVPE
- the LOC102394014 gene encoding uncharacterized protein LOC102394014 isoform X3, with protein sequence MEYRRSAKARRCAGGWAAGDVEKDRGGFQEAPEVEEEALQLLNPRLLPPQVLGVFLWCLHLPLQLFQPLLSEGRASLSPSGENSPEDQDTPALEEPAKPGPRPAVSRPTAHQYLSTETHQGDHTLHGSKHQPRDAGVSEPVSQERSHHQSLQRQPPTRPPRWKAEARRGQGSRVGPHWVAAPSSQLPWAEQRHRGHRQTRTQVSSWESSGLGFRPACGKVPE
- the LOC102394014 gene encoding uncharacterized protein LOC102394014 isoform X2; its protein translation is MEYRRSAKARRCAGGWAAGDVEKDRGGFQEAPEVEEEALQLLNPRLLPPQLFQPLLSEGRASLSPSGENSPEDQDTPALEEPAKPGPRPAVSRPTAHQYLSTETHQGDHTLHGSKHQPRDAGVSEPVSQERSHHQSLQRQPPTRPPRWKAEARRGQGSRVGPHWVRTPCFFGCRWLSRPHFPVSRQPHRVIELLLGVRGCWSRPFPFWGSGRHRGVREPVGAKVAWLLWEGSEADLLTLCRLWALLLGEVRRGGAHTDRSEIFLFHQVAAPSSQLPWAEQRHRGHRQTRTQVSSWESSGLGFRPACGKVPE